The Deltaproteobacteria bacterium genome contains a region encoding:
- a CDS encoding acyl-CoA dehydrogenase: MSLALSEEQELLRNTAREFIAEHSPVKELRRLRDEQDPVGFSRPLWKQMAELGWASIVLPEDLGGAGLGYAELGIVLEECGRTLAATPLVATSLLGANAVLLGGNELQRKEILPAVAKGERILALALQEGSHHAPYAVATRAEASASGWRLTGRKSFVLDGHVADQIVVVARTSGSSGERDGLSLFLVPKAARGLEVTRTIMVDGRNAANLGFEGVELDRAALLGAEGRGADVLDRVLDLAAVGLSAEMLGTLAEAFERTIAYLKERKQFGVPIGSFQALKHRAANMFVEVELSRSIVLDALRAIDEGRADLPQLASIAKARVSDAIHLIGNEAVQMFGGIGVTDEEEIGLFLKRARVAELTLGDAAFHRARFAALAGF; encoded by the coding sequence ATGTCACTGGCACTTTCGGAAGAGCAGGAGCTGCTGCGAAACACCGCGCGCGAGTTCATCGCCGAGCACTCGCCCGTGAAGGAGCTGCGCCGCCTGCGCGACGAGCAGGATCCGGTCGGCTTCTCGCGCCCGCTGTGGAAGCAGATGGCGGAGCTCGGTTGGGCGAGCATCGTCCTGCCCGAGGATCTCGGCGGCGCGGGGCTCGGCTACGCCGAGCTCGGCATCGTTCTCGAGGAGTGCGGCCGCACGCTCGCGGCGACGCCGCTGGTCGCGACCTCGCTGCTCGGCGCGAACGCCGTCCTGCTCGGAGGCAACGAGCTGCAGCGCAAGGAGATCCTGCCCGCCGTCGCCAAAGGCGAGCGGATCCTCGCGCTCGCGCTCCAGGAAGGGTCGCACCACGCGCCGTACGCGGTCGCGACGCGCGCCGAGGCGAGCGCGAGCGGCTGGCGCCTCACCGGGCGCAAGAGCTTCGTGCTCGACGGGCACGTGGCGGACCAGATCGTCGTGGTCGCGCGGACCTCCGGGAGCTCCGGAGAGCGCGACGGCCTGTCGCTCTTCCTCGTGCCCAAGGCGGCGCGCGGGCTCGAGGTCACGCGCACGATCATGGTCGACGGCCGCAACGCCGCGAACCTCGGTTTCGAAGGTGTCGAGCTCGATCGCGCGGCCCTGCTCGGCGCCGAGGGGCGCGGCGCGGACGTGCTCGATCGCGTGCTCGATCTTGCGGCGGTGGGGCTCTCGGCCGAGATGCTCGGCACGCTCGCGGAGGCCTTCGAGCGCACGATCGCCTACCTGAAGGAGCGCAAGCAGTTCGGCGTGCCGATCGGCTCGTTCCAGGCGCTGAAGCACCGCGCGGCGAACATGTTCGTCGAGGTCGAGCTCTCGCGCTCGATCGTGCTCGACGCGCTGCGCGCGATCGACGAGGGCCGCGCCGACCTGCCGCAGCTCGCGAGCATCGCCAAGGCGCGCGTCTCCGACGCGATCCACCTGATCGGCAACGAGGCCGTGCAGATGTTCGGCGGGATCGGCGTCACCGATGAGGAAGAGATCGGCCTG
- a CDS encoding acyl-CoA dehydrogenase, with amino-acid sequence MENLETFRAEIGKWLEANCPPSMRKPLGSEEDVNWGGRNKVYTNPEEKLWLDRMAARGFTAPTWPKEYGGGGLSKPEARVLAEELRRLHCRPALNSFGLTMLGPVLLQYGNEEQKREHLPKIVRGEIRWCQGYSEPGAGSDLAGLQTRAEDKGDHYLVNGQKIWTSYANYADWIFCLVRTNPTAPKHDGISFLLFDMASPGVSVSPIKLISGSSPFCQTFFQDVRVPKKNLVGKVDGGWTIAKALLQHEREMIAGMGLGGGGGSAASLEQLAKEYCGSEGGRIADAAIRDSVAQHLMDTRCFVTSLRRSGDEAKSGQGPGAASSMFKLYGTELNKRRCELLVKVLGSQALGWEGAGFNPRELGTTREWLRSKGNSIEGGTSEVQLNVIAKRVLGLPD; translated from the coding sequence TTGGAGAATCTCGAAACGTTTCGCGCCGAGATCGGCAAGTGGCTCGAAGCGAACTGCCCGCCGTCGATGCGCAAGCCGCTCGGCTCCGAAGAAGACGTGAACTGGGGCGGACGCAACAAGGTCTACACGAACCCCGAGGAGAAGCTCTGGCTCGACCGCATGGCCGCGCGCGGCTTCACGGCGCCGACCTGGCCGAAGGAGTACGGCGGCGGCGGGCTCTCGAAGCCCGAGGCGCGCGTGCTGGCCGAGGAGCTGCGCCGGCTGCACTGCCGCCCGGCGCTGAACAGCTTCGGCCTGACCATGCTCGGTCCCGTGCTGCTCCAGTACGGAAACGAGGAGCAGAAGCGCGAGCACCTGCCGAAGATCGTGCGCGGCGAGATCCGCTGGTGTCAGGGCTATTCCGAGCCCGGCGCCGGCTCCGACCTGGCGGGTCTGCAGACGCGCGCCGAGGACAAGGGCGACCACTACCTGGTGAACGGCCAGAAGATCTGGACCTCCTACGCGAACTACGCGGACTGGATCTTCTGCCTGGTGCGCACCAACCCGACCGCGCCCAAGCACGACGGAATCAGCTTCCTGCTCTTCGACATGGCGTCGCCGGGCGTCTCGGTCTCGCCGATCAAGCTGATCAGCGGCTCCTCGCCGTTCTGCCAGACGTTCTTCCAGGACGTGAGAGTCCCCAAGAAGAACCTGGTCGGGAAGGTCGACGGCGGCTGGACGATCGCGAAGGCGCTGCTCCAGCACGAGCGCGAGATGATCGCCGGAATGGGCCTGGGCGGCGGCGGGGGAAGCGCCGCGTCGCTCGAGCAGCTCGCGAAGGAGTACTGCGGCAGCGAGGGCGGCCGCATCGCCGACGCGGCGATCCGCGATTCCGTCGCGCAGCACCTGATGGACACGCGCTGCTTCGTCACGTCTCTGCGCCGCTCCGGCGACGAGGCGAAGTCGGGTCAGGGACCGGGCGCGGCATCGTCGATGTTCAAGCTCTACGGCACCGAGCTGAACAAGCGCCGCTGCGAGCTGCTCGTGAAGGTGCTCGGCTCGCAGGCGCTCGGCTGGGAGGGCGCCGGCTTCAATCCCCGTGAGCTCGGCACCACGCGCGAGTGGCTGCGCTCGAAGGGCAACTCGATCGAGGGCGGGACGTCCGAAGTGCAGCTCAACGTGATCGCAAAGCGCGTTCTCGGTCTTCCGGACTGA